In Streptomyces sp. TLI_146, the genomic stretch GTGCGACCACCGCGACGGGAGTGCGTGCGTGGTGCAGGACCCCGTGCGTCACCGGGCCGATATGGGTGATTCCGCTGCGGATGCGCCGCCCGACCACGAGCAGCGCGGCGTCCTCGGCCGCCTCGACAAGGCGTTCGGCGGGCCGGTCCGCGACACACCGCGTCTCGATGCCCACCGAGGGGAACTTGGCCCGCCACGGCTCCAGTACGTCATCCAGCGCATGCGCCTCCGCGGCGCCCAGATCGACGATGTGCCGGGGGTCGACCGCGGCGGGGTCGTACCCGAAGACGGGCGGCGGCGTCCACGTGTGGACGACCCTCAGGGCAGCACCGCGTGCCGCGGCGGCTTCGACGGCGTAGTCGATCAATGTGTCACAGGGATGGGAGAAGTCGAGTCCGAGCACCACGTCGCCGGACCCCTCCTCCGCCCCGGCCGGCTCGACGGCATCGTCCGGCCGCTTCGGCCGGACGAGGACGACCGGACGCGCTGCACGGGCGAGGACGGCCATCGAGACGGAGCCCGTCAGGAAACCCGTCAGCGCGCTCGGCGCCCGTGACCCCAGGACCAGCACCTCGCCTTCTGCGGCGGCCGCCAGCAGGACATCGACCGCCTGGCCGGGAATGAGCTCCGCGGTGATCTCCACGCCCGGGCAGTGGTCGCGCAGTTGCTCGAACACCTCGTCCAGCATGCGTCGGGCCCGGCGTTCCTCGCCGTCCGGCCCGTCCGGCCCCTCCCACAGCACTGCTGCGGCGCCGAGCGGCGCGTACCCGACGACTGGCTGCCACGCCTGCCAGGCATGTACCAGCGTCAGCGCGAGCCCGCGCCGCTCAGCCTCGCCCGCCGCCCACACGGCAGCGGCTCTCGACTCGGACGAGCCGTCGATCCCGGCGATGACCGAACGTGCCATGACACCCTCCCGTGGGCACGGAGCAATGACGAACGGTTCCACCCTGCTCCCCGTTCCGCGTGGGCCGCGAGGGCCGAACGGCCCCGACCTGTCCCGTACGAAGGACCAACGGCCCCACGGGGTGCCCCGAACGCCCCCACCACAGCGGCCACGTCCGACGCCACATTGTCCATGTCGAACCACTGGGCGTGAACATGAAGAGAGGGCTGAGAACCATGGCCGTACACGGGCACCCGCATCCGCACGCACGCAACCGCTTCTCCTTCCGCCTCAAGAGCAGGGCGGACACCACGGCACGGGCCGCATCGGCCGAGCGTGCCGTGGCCTCGTCGCAGACCCTCGGGCGCACTCTGGCCGGACTGCGGTTCGTGACGGCGTTCACCTTCCTGTGGGCGTTCTTCGACAAGACCTTCGGCTGGGGCTACGCCACGCATTCCGGCAAGGGCTGGATCGACGGCGGCTCCCCCACCAAGGGCTTCCTCAGCGGCGTCGCCGCCGGCCCCATGGAGTCCACCTTCCACGACTGGGCCGGGGACACCTGGGCCGACTGGCTGTTCATGCTGGGGTTGTTCGGCATCGGTCTCGCCCTGGCCGGCGGTGTGGCCCTGCGGCTCGCCGCCGTGGCGGGCACCGCGCTGATGACCCTGATGTGGATCGCAGAATGGCCGCCCGCCCGGCATCTGTCCGACGGTTCCCTCAGCGCGTCCGCCAACCCCCTGGTCGACTACCACGTGGTGTACGCGGCCGTCCTGATCCTCCTCGCCGTCTTCGGCGCCGGACGTACCTGGGGGCTGGGCAGGCTGTGGGAGCGCCTGCCGTTCGTCGGCGACCGGAGCTGGCTCCGGTGAACCGCGAAGCTCCGGTCCCCAGCCCCCTCGGCCGGGTCTCGCGGCTGCCGGGAGCACCGCGGCAGCCCTGGCACGCGACGGGGCCGAACCGCTCCCTGGGATGGGTCGTTCGGCCCCTGGCAGCCCCCCAGGCACGCAGCCAGGCTCGCCATATGGTGAGCCGCTCCCCGGCCACCCACCCGACTCCCACCCGCGATGCCCGAGACAAGGAGGCACCCTCCATGAAACACGCCAAGGTCGGCTCGGTGATGACCAGTGACGTGGTGAGCGCCCGGCCCGGCACCCCGTTCAAGGAGGTTGCCCGACTCCTGGCAGAGCACCGCATCAGCGGGCTTCCGGTCGTGGACGACGACGACAAGGTCCTCGGGGTGCTCTCGGAAACGGACTTGATGGCCCATCAGGCCGAAGCCGAGGATCCCTACGAGCCGCCGCGCCGCCTGCACGCACCCGCGCTGGGACACGCGGCACGCTCGCGGCGCGCCAAGGCACGCGCCCGGACCGCGGGCGAGCTGATGTCCTCCCCCGCCGTCACGGTCCGCGCCGACGACACCATCGCCGGGGCCGCCCGCGTCATGGCCCAGCACCGCGTCGAACGCCTGCCGGTACTGGACACCGAGGACCGGCTGGTCGGCATCGTGACCCGCCGCAGCCTCCTCCAGGTGTTCCTGCGCGCGGACGAGGAGATCCGCGCCGAGGTGATCCGGGACGTACTGGTCGGAACGCTGTGGCTGGAGCACGGTGCGGTCGACATCACGGTCGAGGACGGCGTGGTGACCCTCACCGGACAGCTGGAGCGGCGCAGCGAAGTACCCGTGGCCGTGCGGGTGACAGGCATGGTCGACGGCGTGGTCGACGTGGTCGACAAGCTGGGATACCGGACCGACGACTCCCATCTGCATCCCGACGAGCCTGCCATGCGCGGCATCGCCGACGACTGGATGCGCAAGCTGTGAAAGCAGGTGTCCGTCATGAGCATCAAAGCACTTGTCGCCTATGGCTCCACGAACGGTTCCACCGCACAGATCGCCGAGCGGATCGGCGAGGTGCTGCGCGAGCACGGCCTGGACACCGAGGTGCGCCCGGCCGTGCAGGTAGGTGACGTGGCGCCCTACGACGTCGTGGTGATCGGCGGCGCCGTGTACGCGGGCCGCTGGCACCGGGACGCGCGCCGCTTCGCCCGACGCAACGCCGACCAGCTGTCCCGTAAGGCGGTATGGCTCTTCAGCAGCGGTCCGCTCGACGCGTCCGCCGCACAGCGGTCGATACCGCCGGTGGCCGGCGCGCGGCGTGCGATGGCCCACCTCGACGCGGTGGAACACCGTACGTTCGGCGGCTGTCTGCGCGAGGGCGCGAAAGGCCGCATCGCCCGTTCACTGATCACCTCCGGCCGTGGCGGCGACTTCCGCGACTTCGACAGCGTCACCGCCTGGGCCGAGCGGATCGCCACCCAGTCCTCGGCGCACGCGCCGAGCCCGAACGGGGCGACCTGCGGACCTGACCGGCCCGCCCAG encodes the following:
- a CDS encoding universal stress protein, with product MARSVIAGIDGSSESRAAAVWAAGEAERRGLALTLVHAWQAWQPVVGYAPLGAAAVLWEGPDGPDGEERRARRMLDEVFEQLRDHCPGVEITAELIPGQAVDVLLAAAAEGEVLVLGSRAPSALTGFLTGSVSMAVLARAARPVVLVRPKRPDDAVEPAGAEEGSGDVVLGLDFSHPCDTLIDYAVEAAAARGAALRVVHTWTPPPVFGYDPAAVDPRHIVDLGAAEAHALDDVLEPWRAKFPSVGIETRCVADRPAERLVEAAEDAALLVVGRRIRSGITHIGPVTHGVLHHARTPVAVVAHR
- a CDS encoding flavodoxin domain-containing protein, which gives rise to MSIKALVAYGSTNGSTAQIAERIGEVLREHGLDTEVRPAVQVGDVAPYDVVVIGGAVYAGRWHRDARRFARRNADQLSRKAVWLFSSGPLDASAAQRSIPPVAGARRAMAHLDAVEHRTFGGCLREGAKGRIARSLITSGRGGDFRDFDSVTAWAERIATQSSAHAPSPNGATCGPDRPAQEGRSPAAPIGPARRRREHTPEP
- a CDS encoding CBS domain-containing protein, with product MKHAKVGSVMTSDVVSARPGTPFKEVARLLAEHRISGLPVVDDDDKVLGVLSETDLMAHQAEAEDPYEPPRRLHAPALGHAARSRRAKARARTAGELMSSPAVTVRADDTIAGAARVMAQHRVERLPVLDTEDRLVGIVTRRSLLQVFLRADEEIRAEVIRDVLVGTLWLEHGAVDITVEDGVVTLTGQLERRSEVPVAVRVTGMVDGVVDVVDKLGYRTDDSHLHPDEPAMRGIADDWMRKL